TTTCGTTTTGTAATTcaaacattatttaattttgatctcatcattacaagaaaataatttaataattaataagtaaaatcaGCTTTAAGCtaattagcaaataaaattcTCATTACTAATCTACATTTAATAcaagaaatttacttgctaacaagttgtttaaaatatatataaatagtgtATATTAGTaacgaaaattttacttactaaATAGCTTGACGTTTTcagtattaaatttttttgtaattattaaatcattttcttgtagtgcaTTTTAGACAAATGAGCAAATCTTTTATATTCTCGATTATGATAGTTTGAGTAAAATTCATTGggtaaaacaaaattaatatttaatatatactgaATGGTGTATTAGAATttcaatcaatatttatacatgACATAAGTTATAGGATTAAACACAATATGTGTAGGCAAAATTCAGCATACTTAGGACCATAATAGATTTGCTATAATGGAGTTGAAAGGCAGTCGTCAAATGCATTCggtttttcaatttctacTCACCTGACTATTATTTCTAGGGTAAATGAGTTTTTGATCTCATAATCTATGTTATCtggtgtttttattttttaaacttttcagGACAGTATTTGGTgctacatttttttaatttttacaattttagtcattttttactCCAGAATTCATCCTTCtggcaaaaaaaaatgacatgcATGTGCATCTCATGGGACTTTTTAAAATCGGCGCAAAtgtcactacaagaaaatcatCCAATATATAGCTACGAAAATTAGCAACGAGAgtttaaaaaactttaaaaaattcttgataAAGTTTTTGTTGCAGAATTCATAGCtgaaattattgcaaaagtaaattaaataaaacaaaatttagcaacaaaagaattcattgaaaagtataattttttctattgtgACATTAAAAGTTATACTtctacataaatataaatttcaattctaattaattggaaccaaactaaagaaaatatttcaattccaatttcaattaaaaatatttttatcataataaaattttgaatatataatgagttagaattgaaatatttgggccaccaaaaatcaatcaagtgggttgctctttttttttttttttttctttttaagtcaAGTTTTacatgaaggaaaaaaaagagaaaataattaagtgtATTGTACTGTACATGTTccagaaaggaaaaaaatgtcCAGTATGGAGAAAACTCCATTTTCTCCTCTAAATCTGATCTTCCCTAAAATCTTGGTATGAAATCTATGGTTTGAAGGATTTCAGTAGCAACTGCCGAATAATTCAAAGCTTTCAAGAGCAACTAGGTGAAGTTTTTGTCTGTACTTATCTAATCGCACAATATTCTTCTCTAATCACTTGTCGATCgccttcttctctttcttgtttCTAGGGTTTCCGTCGCTGATCTATTATTGATTGCGAACACCACCGCGACAGTCCACCAGCATAAGATGTAATAGCAAGTGATGAGGAGAATTACACAATTACCGAAATACCCCCCCTATTTTCAGCATAATTACTGTACCCTATGACTGCCCCTATGACTGCGCAAGATGGGACCCACTGTACAGTTGTAGCAGTGGCGGTTGCAGGTCCGACAGAGGGTGACGTGGTGCGTCTTCACTGGAGCCACGTGTAACGCATACAGAGGGTATCGTACCGGTATAAATACCCTCATTTATGGTATTTCAAATACGCTTTTATCACCTACTTTTACCGCCAATTTATGCTCTAATTCGATCCCTTTACCTTATTTTCGACCCCGCCTTTTCTAACTTAAACATCGGAGGGCCATCGCCGAGGGCTTCTCGGCTAGTCTGACGTTTGCtgtgttctcaggatccactCTAGGTAACTTAAAAGAAGGATTCAGCGATCACGACCCAGCTGTCCGACCTAGCGACCCCGATCCGGAAATCCTAATTTTGAGCGACCTACATcatttggcgccgtctgtgggaaaaTTGAGAACAAATTGAAAATGGAAGGGTCATCAAGACGGGATCAACCAGCAGAAGAGACTCCAAGGAAAAGAGATGAAAGGATGATACAAATGACGAAAGAAGAATTACAGCACATGATAGATGAAGCGAGCAGGAAGGCAATTGTTGAATACGAGCGCAGGACGGTGACCCCTGCTAGAGAAGGGGTTAAACGGCAGTTGTTTCAAGAGATAGAGGCGGAGCAGAGGAGAGAGGTCTCGAGGGCACCTGAAAAGGGTTCTCTCCTGAAAAGGGTCCCGAGAGAACCTTGTCCAACGAGGTAACTAGTAAAAGAACAGTGGTTAGCAGGAAGACCGCCACGAGACAACCAGCTATCTCACGGGCGGAGGTGGACAGTGTTGGAAAGCAGATCGAGCAATTGGGGAAGCAAATCgaagaattgaagaagaggGGAGAATTAGTGTCGCAGAATAGAAGCTCGCCCTTCACTAACCGGATTTTGCTGGAAGTGGTCGACAATAATTTCCGATTCCCAGACCTGCCCAAGTATGACGGAAGTAAGGATCCGAGGGAGCATGTCGCTGCCTTCGATCTGGTGATGAATCTTTATAGCCAAACCGATCCGATCAAGGCAAAACTGTTTGTCACTACGCTGAAGGGCAAAGCTCAGGAGTGGTTCACAAGCTTAGGTAGTGGAACCATTGATTCTTATGAGCAGCTAATTCAcaagttttcttttcattttgctaGTAAGAGAAAAGCGAAGAGATCGGCGACCCATCTGTTCACGATCCGACAGCGGGAGGACGAAATGCTGAAAACTATCATGGGGCGATTCAATAATGAAGTGCTGGAGGTACAAGATTTGAGAATCGATATGATGGTGAGCATTTTAATCCATGGCTTGCAAAAAGGTCCTTTTGCATCGGCGTTGGCACGCGACCCGCCTACGGGGACGGAGCAGTTGATGGAGATGGCCCAAAAATATATCGATGAGGAAGAAATGAACGCCATGAAGGATAGCTATTGGTCCAGAGATCCGGCCAGAATGAGGGGAGAAAGGTCGCGGGAAGGAAAACAACGAGCGGAAGGAGATCGTGAGCGGAAAGGACCTTACGTGCCTCGATACCATAGGTACACCCCACTAACGACCACCAGAGAGAAGGTGATGATGACGGTCGAAAATGAGGGCCTTATGCAGCGACCGGAGAAGATGCGTGATACCCGGACCAAAAGGAACTCTGATAAATATTGCAGGTTCCACAAGGATAGAGGGCATAACACGAAAGATTGCTACCAACTAAAGGACGAGACTGAACGGCTGGTAAGACAAGGGTATTTCAAGCATTTGATCGACAGGAGAGCAGAAGCACGAGATCGCAGTAGGTCACGGAGTCGGGAAAGGCTCCAGAGGGATGAAGCAGGAGCGAGCGGAGCCCGAGACAGTGCTCCCACTAAGGGTGTTATTCACACTATATCTGGGGGACCCACAAGTGGGGATTCGACCAGAGCAAGGAAAAGATACGCTAGAGAAAACAAGTGGAAGCACGGTGAGCTAATGATGCATGTGGAGAAGCAGGAGAACATCGTCTTCGGAGATGAGGATTTAAGTTCTGATATGATCGAACAGAATGACCCTATGGTCATAAAAATGGACATTGCGAACTATCAGGTACATAAGGTGTTAATTGATAATGGTAGTTCCGTTGacattatttttagtgatgtCCTCAAGAAGATGGATCTGGGAGATGTGAGACTGAAGCCTGTACGAACACCCCTGGTCGGGTTCGGAGGTAACAAGGTCATCCTAGAAGGTGTAATTGAGCTGCCCGTGTCGCTGGGGGAGGAACCCAAGAGGAAGACATGCATGGTTTCGTTCTTGGTCGTCGATAGCCCATTCGCGTATAATATTGTATTGGGGCGACCAGGACTGAACAAATTTCGAGCAGTGGTGTCCACTTTTCATCTGAAGATGAAGTTTCCAACACCACAGGGAATCGGCGAGGTCAAATGCGACCAACGAACAGCGAGGCAGTGCTACAATCTAGCTGTGAAACAGGGAGAGtcgaagaaagaaaaaaggaaggaGGAAGCAAACCGAGAGGAAAGATGGAGAGGATTGAACCGTCGGGAGAGTACAAGGAGGTTGAGTTGATCTCTGGGAACTTCCAAAAAACGACCCGTATTGGGTCGCAAATGACTGCGGAGATGGAGACGATGATGATTGACTTCTTGCGGAGTAATAATGACCTATTCGCGTGGAGTCCATCCGACTTTCAAGGTATCAATCCTGAGATTATTGTTCATAGACTAAATATTGATCCGCAGGTTAAACCCgtgaagcagaagaagaggGTTTTTGGGATCGAGAGGAATAAGATCATCGAAGAGGAGATCGCCAAGTTGTTGCGTGCAGGATTGGTTAGAGAAATCCA
The window above is part of the Sesamum indicum cultivar Zhongzhi No. 13 linkage group LG2, S_indicum_v1.0, whole genome shotgun sequence genome. Proteins encoded here:
- the LOC110011583 gene encoding uncharacterized protein LOC110011583; its protein translation is MEGSSRRDQPAEETPRKRDERMIQMTKEELQHMIDEASRKAIVEYERRTVTPAREGVKRQLFQEIEAEQRREVSRAPEKVVSRKTATRQPAISRAEVDSVGKQIEQLGKQIEELKKRGELVSQNRSSPFTNRILLEVVDNNFRFPDLPKYDGSKDPREHVAAFDLVMNLYSQTDPIKAKLFVTTLKGKAQEWFTSLGSGTIDSYEQLIHKFSFHFASKRKAKRSATHLFTIRQREDEMLKTIMGRFNNEVLEVQDLRIDMMVSILIHGLQKGPFASALARDPPTGTEQLMEMAQKYIDEEEMNAMKDSYWSRDPARMRGERSREGKQRAEGDRERKGPYVPRYHRYTPLTTTREKVMMTVENEGLMQRPEKMRDTRTKRNSDKYCRFHKDRGHNTKDCYQLKDETERLVRQGYFKHLIDRRAEARDRSRSRSRERLQRDEAGASGARDSAPTKGVIHTISGGPTSGDSTRARKRYARENKWKHGELMMHVEKQENIVFGDEDLSSDMIEQNDPMVIKMDIANYQVHKVLIDNGSSVDIIFSDVLKKMDLGDVRLKPVRTPLVGFGGNKVILEGVIELPVSLGEEPKRKTCMVSFLVVDSPFAYNIVLGRPGLNKFRAVVSTFHLKMKFPTPQGIGEVKCDQRTARQCYNLAVKQGESKKEKRKEEANREERWRGLNRRESTRRLS